The genomic region GTCATTTTAACCCGAACATCCGCCTTGAAGAAAAGGTTGTATCGGTGGAGAAAAAGGATGAACAACATTTCGTCGTGAAGACGGATGAGAATGAATATCATGCCAAAGCCGTCATTATTACAGCTGGTGTAGGTGCATTCGAACCACGTCGCCTGGAGCTTGAAGGTGCTGCCAAGTTCGAGAAGAGCAACCTGCACTACTTCATCAGTGATCTGAATGCCTTCGCTGGCAAAAAGGTAATGATCAGTGGCGGCGGTGACTCCGCAGTAGACTGGGCACTCATGTTAGAGCCCATCGCTGAGCAAGTAACGCTGATCCATCGTCGGGACAAGTTCCGTGCACATGAGCACAGTGTCGAAAACCTGATGAATTCCAAGGTGAATGTCGTTACACCGACCGAAATCACGGAACTGCATGGGGATGACACCATTACCAAGGTAACCCTCTCCCATGTCAAAACCAAAGAAACACAGGAAATCGAAGTAGATGACGTGATTGTTAACTTCGGATTTGTCTCTTCTCTCGGGCCGATTGCCGAGTGGGGAATCGAAATTGACAGCAACTCCATCGTTGTGGATTCCCGCATGGAAACATCTATTCCAGGGATCTTCGCTGCCGGGGATATTACAACATACCCAGGCAAACTGAAGCTAATCGCTGTCGGATTCGGTGAAGCTCCAACAGCAGTGAATAACGCCAAAGTATACTTCGATCCGGATGCCAAGTTGTCCCCGGGACACAGCAGCAACATGAAACGCTAGTTTCGCTAAAACAACATAATTGATACAAAAAAGGGTATCTTACTCCTGAGTGAATCCATATCAGGAGGGATACCCTTGTCTTATATATGCCCGCTGTGTAACGGTCTGGTTGTACCGGAGCAGGCTTGCCCCCACTGCCTTCAGGGACTGTTAGAATGCGGCAAATTGGATGACTACACCGGACCATACAGCCCCTACGCATTCCAAACTTCCTCTGACACGGCAGACGAAGCCGAAAACGTTTGCAATCATGTGATGTACTGTCACCATTGTCAGACGAGCACGCCATGGCCTGTCTCACTATGGGACTTGTCCGGAAACCTGTAACATTGCCTGCAATGAGGATCTCTAGTGAAGAATGGCAGATACGTCGGTACCCAGTTTGCGCTTATGGATTTCTGCCAACAGCAGTGCGATGAAATCTCGTTCGAGATTCAACTCAATCGCTTTATGGTAGGAATCCAACAACATCTCATCGGATAACATAGCCATTTCCCGCCACAACCTTTCCTTTTTTTTCCTCAAAACTATCATATCAGAGATTCATATAGAGAACAAGCGTTCTTGTTATCCACAATGATATGTGGAAATCCTGTGCATAGTTTGTTGATAATTGGTAAAAATGTTGAGTAATCAACGTGTATAGTGTGGACAATATTTATGCACAGGAAAGATGTACTTTCAACAGAACGTTTATCAGCGTATTTTTTTTGGAATAAATTCATAGTTTCAAGACTTGTTGCGAGTAAATTACCCTGTAATGTAAAATTTCAAACGTTTTTCATACCGTTTTCTTCTATATATTATCGGTTTTTCTTGGATTTTTTTAAGCTTTTCCATCCATTTTTTTATTGTGGTCTGGTATTCACTTCCAGAATCCATATCTTGCCTGAATAATCCAGCCCATAATCAAAACCAAGCTGACCCACACCTGGGAACTGACTTTCCATGATATATGTGCATGTCAGTGTAAGTGAGCGCATCTCTCTGCGTTTGTGCCGACCGGATATATGGGGCAGGGATAAACCAAGGGCTCTCCGTCCCGACAACATGGTGCCACCCTTGCTCAGATTCGTCACACAGAGTCCTGGGCGAGCGAGTCGTCCTACCAAGGAACGGAATACCCATCCTCGTTCGGTCTTGACGACTTTGACTCTATAATCAACAGGTCTTCCTTGAATCGTTGCCAGATGGATGCCCTGCTGGATCAAATACCTGCGTCTTGCCTTTACACGTACCAGAGAGCGATACATCTGACTGAAACTGGCGAAAGAACGGGTCGTTTTCATATGCGTGTATCGATAAGCCCCTCCGCTCGCCGATACCCGGATAACACCATACCCTCCGCCACCGACAATAGGTTTGACATACACCATTCCATAACGACTGAGCATGTGCAGCAGATTCCCCGAGTTGAATGCCTTGGTCTGTGGAATATGGACAGCAGCTACCGGGTACTTCAGCAGTGCCGCTGTCTTCCGCCATTTGCTTGCAAGCTGTCTCGACATGG from Paenibacillus sp. FSL R5-0341 harbors:
- a CDS encoding YheC/YheD family protein gives rise to the protein MSRQLASKWRKTAALLKYPVAAVHIPQTKAFNSGNLLHMLSRYGMVYVKPIVGGGGYGVIRVSASGGAYRYTHMKTTRSFASFSQMYRSLVRVKARRRYLIQQGIHLATIQGRPVDYRVKVVKTERGWVFRSLVGRLARPGLCVTNLSKGGTMLSGRRALGLSLPHISGRHKRREMRSLTLTCTYIMESQFPGVGQLGFDYGLDYSGKIWILEVNTRPQ
- a CDS encoding sporulation histidine kinase inhibitor Sda — encoded protein: MAMLSDEMLLDSYHKAIELNLERDFIALLLAEIHKRKLGTDVSAILH
- a CDS encoding NAD(P)/FAD-dependent oxidoreductase, yielding MTAQNSSHDMTDLLIIGGGPAGLFAAFYGGMRQASVTLVESMPQLGGQLAALYPEKYIYDVAGFPKVTAQELVNNLVEQMSHFNPNIRLEEKVVSVEKKDEQHFVVKTDENEYHAKAVIITAGVGAFEPRRLELEGAAKFEKSNLHYFISDLNAFAGKKVMISGGGDSAVDWALMLEPIAEQVTLIHRRDKFRAHEHSVENLMNSKVNVVTPTEITELHGDDTITKVTLSHVKTKETQEIEVDDVIVNFGFVSSLGPIAEWGIEIDSNSIVVDSRMETSIPGIFAAGDITTYPGKLKLIAVGFGEAPTAVNNAKVYFDPDAKLSPGHSSNMKR